TTTCAATGATATTGCGATCGCATCTCGCTATTTATTAATAGAAAAGATAGTCAATAAAATTTTGATAATTGACTTAGATGTTCATCAAGGAGACGGCACAGCTTTTATTTTTAGAGATGATGAAAGAGTGTTTACTTTTTCCATGCACTGCGAAGCGAATTTTCCTTACCGTAAACAAAAGAGCGATTTAGATATACCCCTACCCATTGGCTTAGATGATGATGGTTATTTGCAAATATTAGCCTTTCATTTAACAGATTTACTCAAACAAGTTAAACCAGATATTGTCATATATGATGCTGGAGTAGATGTTTCAGGATGCGATCGCCTCGGTAAATTATCCTTAACAGACACAGGAATTTATCGACGAGAAATGATGGTTTTAAGTACCTGTTTAGCAGAAGGTTATCCCGTCGCCGGAGTCATTGGAGGAGGATATTGCAAAGACTTAGATGAGTTAGTTTATCGTCATTCCCTGATTCATCGTGCCGCCGCCGAATGTATATAAAAGGGCAAAGGTGAAAAATTAAGAATTAAAAACTCCTAACTCTCATCCTCATTACTCGTTACTTGTTTCTCCCTAACACCCCAACACTCCAACACCCTAACACCTCGCTCAATCCCTAACCTATTTTGCAATCAAAACCACAGAAGTGCGATCGTGTACT
This is a stretch of genomic DNA from Cyanobacterium aponinum PCC 10605. It encodes these proteins:
- a CDS encoding histone deacetylase family protein, with translation MNLPVVYHSDYVTPLPEQHRFPMPKFKLLYELLLKDQIITQESTYKPTIANDKLLQLVHNETYVSQFCDGTLDDKSKRRIGLPWSEGLVKRTCTAVGGTILTVQLALEHGICCNLAGGTHHAFPDYGSGFCIFNDIAIASRYLLIEKIVNKILIIDLDVHQGDGTAFIFRDDERVFTFSMHCEANFPYRKQKSDLDIPLPIGLDDDGYLQILAFHLTDLLKQVKPDIVIYDAGVDVSGCDRLGKLSLTDTGIYRREMMVLSTCLAEGYPVAGVIGGGYCKDLDELVYRHSLIHRAAAECI